From a region of the Phaseolus vulgaris cultivar G19833 chromosome 6, P. vulgaris v2.0, whole genome shotgun sequence genome:
- the LOC137831863 gene encoding protein SRC2, with protein sequence MPSPKTHQVLEINLISAQGLKPPSSPRRRLQTYAVTWIHPDTKLRTRVDKLGGHNPTWNDKFLFRVSPEFLSSDTSSICIAIYAVGTFRDHLVGTLRFLISNILSRDADESTPCFSAFQIRRPSGRFHGVMNIGAMVMEGSGFPALDKISAIGYRDLMGENIQQRRRKTAEEEALSSESCDNSCTEEGEGESSTASSSSSPRTLRDWNGVRELAGTKTLTMSASGFLCCLVSQGSVHQQFSPTNTTPER encoded by the coding sequence ATGCCATCGCCGAAGACGCATCAAGTATTGGAGATCAACTTGATCTCCGCGCAGGGCTTGAAGCCGCCTTCGTCTCCTCGGCGAAGGCTCCAAACCTACGCCGTCACATGGATCCACCCCGATACGAAGCTCAGAACTCGCGTTGACAAGCTCGGCGGCCACAACCCTACCTGGAACGACAAGTTCCTCTTCCGCGTGTCGCCGGAGTTTCTCTCCAGCGACACCTCCAGCATCTGCATTGCCATCTACGCCGTCGGAACCTTCCGCGACCACCTCGTCGGCACCCTGCGATTCCTCATCAGCAACATTCTCTCCCGCGACGCCGACGAGTCGACGCCGTGCTTCAGCGCTTTCCAGATCCGGCGGCCGTCAGGGAGGTTCCACGGCGTGATGAACATTGGCGCCATGGTGATGGAGGGGTCCGGCTTCCCCGCGCTTGATAAGATCTCGGCGATAGGGTACCGCGACCTGATGGGAGAGAATATACAGCAGCGGCGGAGAAAGACGGCGGAAGAGGAAGCTCTGTCGAGCGAATCTTGCGATAATTCTTGCACTGAGGAGGGGGAAGGGGAGTCGTCGACGGCGTCGTCTTCTTCGTCGCCTAGAACGCTGAGGGATTGGAACGGAGTGAGGGAATTGGCGGGAACTAAAACGCTGACAATGTCAGCTTCGGGATTCTTGTGTTGTTTGGTTAGTCAAGGTAGTGTTCACCAACAATTCAGTCCAACCAATACCACTCCAGAAAGGTAA
- the LOC137831873 gene encoding F-box/kelch-repeat protein At3g61590 isoform X2, whose protein sequence is MKKPCVLFYLILGSFNNQLFFLLCFTILTRYFFPTPMAGETSWISHYDDRQRESGVFDSFLELGEEGDKDATAVSLDVILPDDLLERILAYLPIASIFRAGCVSKRWHESVNSERFLWNLSHVLPQKPWYFMFTSSDEPIGYAFDPVFRKWYSIELPCIGTSNWFIASSIGMVCFMDNDSRSELCICNPITKTYRKLEEPLGLKFSDYSALAISVNRESHIYSVAIVKSKQVPENFFQWDISIHVYNSVNTTWVTTLTEVLMGWRGGDESVICNGMLYFLVYSTGGGQPENRHALIAYNMSNRSSQCSLTRSFIPVPCSLTCGRLMNLKEKLVMVGGIGKPDRPDIIKGIGIWLLNDKRWEEIARMPHKFFQGFGEFDDVFASSGADDLIYIQSYGAPALLIFDTSHKQWKWSQKCPVTKRFPLQLFTGFCFEPRLEIAP, encoded by the coding sequence ATGAAAAAACCAtgtgttcttttttatttgattttaggaAGCTTTAATAATCAGCTCTTTTTCCTTCTGTGCTTTACTATACTCACTAGGTATTTCTTCCCAACTCCTATGGCTGGAGAAACATCTTGGATAAGCCACTATGATGACAGACAGAGGGAGAGTGGAGTGTTTGATTCATTTTTAGAACTTGGTGAGGAAGGAGACAAAGATGCAACTGCTGTTTCTTTGGATGTCATTTTGCCTGATGACTTGTTGGAACGAATCCTAGCCTATCTACCCATTGCAAGCATTTTTAGAGCCGGTTGTGTGTCTAAGAGATGGCATGAAAGTGTTAATTCAGAGAGGTTTTTATGGAACCTTTCACATGTTCTACCGCAGAAACCATGGTATTTTATGTTTACAAGCTCTGATGAACCAATTGGTTATGCTTTTGATCCTGTTTTTCGTAAATGGTATAGCATAGAACTTCCATGCATTGGAACATCAAATTGGTTCATTGCTTCATCAATTGGCATGGTCTGCTTCATGGACAACGACAGCAGAAGTGAATTATGCATCTGCAATCCAATTACCAAAACCTACAGGAAGCTGGAGGAGCCTCTTGGTTTGAAATTTTCTGATTACAGTGCATTAGCAATCTCAGTGAACAGAGAATCTCACATTTATTCTGTGGCAATTGTAAAATCTAAACAAGTTCCGGAGAACTTTTTCCAGTGGGACATCTCAATTCATGTATACAATTCAGTAAACACAACCTGGGTGACCACTTTAACTGAAGTTTTGATGGGGTGGAGAGGTGGTGATGAGAGTGTTATATGCAATGGGATGCTATACTTTTTAGTTTATTCAACTGGGGGTGGCCAACCAGAAAATCGTCATGCCCTAATTGCATACAACATGTCTAACCGTTCTTCTCAATGTAGCTTGACAAGGAGCTTTATTCCAGTACCTTGTTCTCTAACTTGTGGCCGTCTGATGAATCTGAAGGAGAAACTTGTAATGGTGGGAGGAATTGGCAAACCAGATCGACCTGACATAATAAAAGGAATTGGTATCTGGCTTCTAAATGATAAGAGGTGGGAAGAAATTGCTCGAATGCCCCACAAATTCTTCCAAGGCTTTGGAGAGTTTGATGATGTTTTTGCTAGCAGTGGTGCAGATGATCTGATATATATTCAGAGTTATGGAGCTCCGGCGCTTCTCATATTTGACACGAGCCATAAACAATGGAAATGGTCTCAGAAGTGCCCTGTGACAAAACGGTTCCCGCTGCAGCTTTTTACTGGCTTTTGCTTTGAGCCTAGACTTGAAATAGCTCCGTAG
- the LOC137831873 gene encoding F-box/kelch-repeat protein At3g61590 isoform X1: MAGETSWISHYDDRQRESGVFDSFLELGEEGDKDATAVSLDVILPDDLLERILAYLPIASIFRAGCVSKRWHESVNSERFLWNLSHVLPQKPWYFMFTSSDEPIGYAFDPVFRKWYSIELPCIGTSNWFIASSIGMVCFMDNDSRSELCICNPITKTYRKLEEPLGLKFSDYSALAISVNRESHIYSVAIVKSKQVPENFFQWDISIHVYNSVNTTWVTTLTEVLMGWRGGDESVICNGMLYFLVYSTGGGQPENRHALIAYNMSNRSSQCSLTRSFIPVPCSLTCGRLMNLKEKLVMVGGIGKPDRPDIIKGIGIWLLNDKRWEEIARMPHKFFQGFGEFDDVFASSGADDLIYIQSYGAPALLIFDTSHKQWKWSQKCPVTKRFPLQLFTGFCFEPRLEIAP, encoded by the coding sequence ATGGCTGGAGAAACATCTTGGATAAGCCACTATGATGACAGACAGAGGGAGAGTGGAGTGTTTGATTCATTTTTAGAACTTGGTGAGGAAGGAGACAAAGATGCAACTGCTGTTTCTTTGGATGTCATTTTGCCTGATGACTTGTTGGAACGAATCCTAGCCTATCTACCCATTGCAAGCATTTTTAGAGCCGGTTGTGTGTCTAAGAGATGGCATGAAAGTGTTAATTCAGAGAGGTTTTTATGGAACCTTTCACATGTTCTACCGCAGAAACCATGGTATTTTATGTTTACAAGCTCTGATGAACCAATTGGTTATGCTTTTGATCCTGTTTTTCGTAAATGGTATAGCATAGAACTTCCATGCATTGGAACATCAAATTGGTTCATTGCTTCATCAATTGGCATGGTCTGCTTCATGGACAACGACAGCAGAAGTGAATTATGCATCTGCAATCCAATTACCAAAACCTACAGGAAGCTGGAGGAGCCTCTTGGTTTGAAATTTTCTGATTACAGTGCATTAGCAATCTCAGTGAACAGAGAATCTCACATTTATTCTGTGGCAATTGTAAAATCTAAACAAGTTCCGGAGAACTTTTTCCAGTGGGACATCTCAATTCATGTATACAATTCAGTAAACACAACCTGGGTGACCACTTTAACTGAAGTTTTGATGGGGTGGAGAGGTGGTGATGAGAGTGTTATATGCAATGGGATGCTATACTTTTTAGTTTATTCAACTGGGGGTGGCCAACCAGAAAATCGTCATGCCCTAATTGCATACAACATGTCTAACCGTTCTTCTCAATGTAGCTTGACAAGGAGCTTTATTCCAGTACCTTGTTCTCTAACTTGTGGCCGTCTGATGAATCTGAAGGAGAAACTTGTAATGGTGGGAGGAATTGGCAAACCAGATCGACCTGACATAATAAAAGGAATTGGTATCTGGCTTCTAAATGATAAGAGGTGGGAAGAAATTGCTCGAATGCCCCACAAATTCTTCCAAGGCTTTGGAGAGTTTGATGATGTTTTTGCTAGCAGTGGTGCAGATGATCTGATATATATTCAGAGTTATGGAGCTCCGGCGCTTCTCATATTTGACACGAGCCATAAACAATGGAAATGGTCTCAGAAGTGCCCTGTGACAAAACGGTTCCCGCTGCAGCTTTTTACTGGCTTTTGCTTTGAGCCTAGACTTGAAATAGCTCCGTAG
- the LOC137831864 gene encoding uncharacterized protein, which translates to MKRMIALGFEGSANKIGVGVVTLDGTILSNPRHTYITPPGQGFLPRETAQHHLQHVLPLVKSALETAKLLPQDIDCLCYTKGPGMGAPLQVSAIVVRVLSLLWKKPIVGVNHCVAHIEMGRIVTGADDPVVLYVSGGNTQVIAYSEGRYRIFGETIDIAVGNCLDRFARVLTLSNDPSPGYNIEQLAKKGEKFIDLPYVVKGMDVSFSGILSYIEATAVEKLKNNECTPADLCYSLQETLFAMLVEITERAMAHCDTKDVLIVGGVGCNERLQEMMRIMCSERGGRLFATDDRYCIDNGAMIAYTGLLEFAHGASTSLENSTFTQRFRTDEVKAIWREADLEKLNGLAEKNI; encoded by the exons ATGAAGAGAATGATAGCTTTGGGGTTTGAGGGTTCAGCAAATAAGATTGGTGTTGGTGTGGTGACCTTAGATGGCACTATCCTGTCAAACCCACGCCACACATACATCACTCCTCCTGGTCAAGGCTTTCTTCCCAGAGAGACAGCACAACACCATCTCCAACATGTTCTTCCCCTTGTCAAATCCGCTTTGGAAACTGCAAAGCTCCTTCCTCAGGACATTGACTGTCTCTGCTACACCAAGGGTCCTGGCATGGGAGCTCCTCTTCAAGTCTCTGCTATTGTTGTTCGTGTGCTCTCACTGCTTTGGAAGAAGCCAATTGTTGGTGTCAATCACTGTGTGGCGCACATTGAGATGGGAAGGATTGTAACCGGTGCTGATGACCCTGTTGTCTTGTATGTCAGTGGTGGCAACACTCAAGTCATTGCTTACAGTGAGGGGCGTTATAGAATCTTTGGAGAGACCATTGATATTGCTGTGGGAAATTGCTTGGATCGCTTTGCAAGGGTCTTGACCCTTTCCAATGATCCAAGCCCCGGATATAACATTGAGCAG CTTGCAAAAAAAGGAGAGAAGTTTATAGACCTGCCTTATGTTGTGAAAGGGATGGATGTATCTTTTAGTGGAATCTTGAGCTATATTGAAGCAACTGCTGTTGAAAAGCTAAAGAATAATGAGTGCACGCCTGCAGATTTGTGCTACTCTTTGCAG GAGACACTGTTTGCTATGCTTGTGGAGATCACCGAGCGGGCTATGGCTCATTGTGACACAAAAGATGTTCTTATAGTTGGTGGTGTAGGTTGCAATGAGCGGTTGCAAGAGATGATGAGAATCATGTGCTCTGAACGTGGTGGAAGATTGTTTGCTACTGATGATCGGTATTGCATTGACAATGGAGCAATGATAGCTTATACTGGTCTCCTTGAATTTGCTCATGGTGCATCGACTTCACTAGAGAATTCAACATTCACACAGCGGTTTCGGACAGATGAAGTGAAAGCAATATGGAGAGAAGCAGATTTGGAAAAATTGAATGGCCTTGCAGAGAAGAACATTTGA
- the LOC137831865 gene encoding uncharacterized protein At5g41620-like isoform X1 produces the protein MERREKGEKREGLMAEKLKGGVVVGKRGGPSTPPPTWRLEFPSQQNDTNGNNRSKNKNQVEEFLNIPTSTTLSARKLCAKLWQIQPHQQAPLPKMNKPPLTRRHRRDTLLKVPNLKHFAVVPTSVTGLTGHVGTSLVQHHRSAKRNGRTKLPVSPPCHCSSMQVAPYNHPIRSLDFKGWITESSRNPKTSRELLKVLNHIWCLEEQHASNLSVVKALKMELDLSRAQVKELQQEKQLNKHEMENLMKQRTEEKIVRKNKEHDKVKAAIQSVMKEIKDERRLRKHSESLHRKLAWELSEVKSSFSGSLRDLEKERKTRILLENLCDDFAKGIRDYEYEVRSLVHDNSEQGQTQVKGDSLDRLILHLSDAWLDERKQMKLVQAGHDLPEIDSSIVDKLGVDIEAFLHAKRSVNLRYSNSSTKEAKEIYPCLHSRDSFPVKEAIRAPLNVAEEDSIGTYILEQKKNSDKGIDKLDSKMNSNNTAQVHKEKHNFMRKHDQSKEIIEDCCELQAGVMKNVSCDENESWFVERKSSEIGGDSTALFNTPGTCTVCEATQGPPESNTLLWTKRTNASHAVRNSSLSSEGNDKVYPESIFREDLLLRTALTGKGSPVQQWKSTLIVPDFDNSEFCSKLPIKDTLMTKLLEARMERQKSRSRASISKSSFSSARQVCNEKHRNVSSCHGIAL, from the exons AtggaaagaagagaaaaaggtGAGAAAAGGGAAGGGTTAATGGCGGAAAAGTTGAAAGGTGGGGTTGTTGTGGGGAAAAGAGGAGGACCTTCAACTCCCCCACCCACATGGAGACTTGAGTTTCCCTCTCAGCAGAATGACACTAATGGTAACAACAGAAGCAAAAACAAAAACCAGGTTGAAGAGTTCCTCAACATTCCCACCTCAACAACACTCTCTGCCAGAAAACTCTGTGCCAAACTCTGGCAAATTCAGCCCCACCAACAGGCCCCACTTCCCAAAATGAACAAGCCTCCACTCACCCGCCGCCACCGTAGGGACACCCTTCTCAAGGTTCCAAATCTTAAACATTTTGCTGTAGTG CCAACATCCGTTACGGGCTTGACAGGACATGTTGGAACATCACTTGTTCAGCACCATAGATCAGCTAAAAGAAATGGTCGCACTAAACTGCCTGTATCCCCTCCTTGTCACTGTAGCTCAATGCAA GTTGCACCGTATAATCATCCTATAAGATCCTTAGACTTCAAGGGTTGGATTACAGAGTCAAGTCGCAACCCTAAAACATCCAGAGAGTTACTCAAGGTACTAAACCATATCTGGTGTCTTGAAGAACAGCATGCATCAAACCTATCAGTGGTGAAGGCCCTGAAAATGGAACTAGATCTTTCTCGGGCACAGGTTAAAGAGTTACAGCAAGAAAAACAATTGAATAAGCATGAAATGGAGAACTTAATGAAGCAAAGAACTGAGGAGAAGATTGTTAGGAAGAACAAAGAGCATGATAAAGTTAAAGCTGCTATTCAATCTGTCATGAAAGAGATAAAAGATGAAAGGAGGTTAAGAAAGCATTCAGAAAGCTTGCATCGGAAACTGGCTTGGGAGCTTTCTGAAGTGAAGTCTTCATTCAGTGGTTCTCTGAGAGAtcttgaaaaagaaagaaaaacacgGATCCTTTTAGAGAATTTGTGTGATGATTTTGCCAAAGGGATAAGAGATTATGAATATGAGGTACGTTCTCTTGTGCATGATAATTCTGAGCAGGGTCAAACTCAGGTTAAAGGGGATAGCCTTGATAGGCTAATACTTCATCTGTCAGATGCTTGGCTTGATGAGCGCAAGCAAATGAAGTTAGTTCAAGCTGGTCATGATCTCCCAGAGATAGATTCATCAATTGTTGACAAGTTAGGTGTTGATATTGAAGCATTTCTGCATGCAAAAAGATCTGTTAACTTAAGATATAGCAACTCTTCcacaaaggaggcaaaggaaatTTACCCCTGCCTGCATTCAAGGGATTCCTTTCCAGTGAAGGAGGCTATAAGGGCACCTCTTAATGTGGCTGAAGAAGACTCCATTGGTACCTACATTCTAGAgcagaaaaaaaattcagacaaAGGAATCGACAAACTTGACTCAAAAATGAACAGTAACAATACTGCACAGGTTCATAAAGAAAAGCACAATTTTATGAGGAAACATGATCAGTCCAAGGAAATCATTGAGGACTGTTGTGAGTTGCAAGCAGGTGTGATGAAGAACGTGTCATGTGATGAAAATGAGAGTTGGTTTGTTGAGAGGAAATCAAGTGAAATTGGAGGGGACAGCACAGCTCTATTTAACACCCCTGGGACATGTACTGTGTGTGAGGCAACACAAGGTCCACCAGAAAGTAATACATTATTGTGGACAAAGAGAACGAATGCAAGTCATGCAGTTAGAAACAGTTCCTTGTCTTCTGAAGGCAATGATAAGGTTTATCCAGAGAGCATTTTCAGGGAAGATTTACTTCTCCGCACCGCACTTACTGGTAAAGGTAGTCCAGTACAACAGTGGAAATCTACATTGATTGTCCCAGATTTTGACAACTCTGAGTTTTGTTCCAAATTGCCTATAAAAGACACATTGATGACAAAACTGCTTGAAGCAAGGATGGAGAGGCAGAAATCCCGCTCTAGAGCAAGCATTAGCAAAAGCTCATTTTCTTCTGCCAGACAAGTTTGCAATGAGAAACATAGGAATGTGAGTAGTTGCCACGGTATCGCACTCTGA
- the LOC137831865 gene encoding uncharacterized protein At5g41620-like isoform X2 has product MLPLTFLQNIPLPTSVTGLTGHVGTSLVQHHRSAKRNGRTKLPVSPPCHCSSMQVAPYNHPIRSLDFKGWITESSRNPKTSRELLKVLNHIWCLEEQHASNLSVVKALKMELDLSRAQVKELQQEKQLNKHEMENLMKQRTEEKIVRKNKEHDKVKAAIQSVMKEIKDERRLRKHSESLHRKLAWELSEVKSSFSGSLRDLEKERKTRILLENLCDDFAKGIRDYEYEVRSLVHDNSEQGQTQVKGDSLDRLILHLSDAWLDERKQMKLVQAGHDLPEIDSSIVDKLGVDIEAFLHAKRSVNLRYSNSSTKEAKEIYPCLHSRDSFPVKEAIRAPLNVAEEDSIGTYILEQKKNSDKGIDKLDSKMNSNNTAQVHKEKHNFMRKHDQSKEIIEDCCELQAGVMKNVSCDENESWFVERKSSEIGGDSTALFNTPGTCTVCEATQGPPESNTLLWTKRTNASHAVRNSSLSSEGNDKVYPESIFREDLLLRTALTGKGSPVQQWKSTLIVPDFDNSEFCSKLPIKDTLMTKLLEARMERQKSRSRASISKSSFSSARQVCNEKHRNVSSCHGIAL; this is encoded by the exons ATGTTACCTTTAacatttttacaaaatattccTTTG CCAACATCCGTTACGGGCTTGACAGGACATGTTGGAACATCACTTGTTCAGCACCATAGATCAGCTAAAAGAAATGGTCGCACTAAACTGCCTGTATCCCCTCCTTGTCACTGTAGCTCAATGCAA GTTGCACCGTATAATCATCCTATAAGATCCTTAGACTTCAAGGGTTGGATTACAGAGTCAAGTCGCAACCCTAAAACATCCAGAGAGTTACTCAAGGTACTAAACCATATCTGGTGTCTTGAAGAACAGCATGCATCAAACCTATCAGTGGTGAAGGCCCTGAAAATGGAACTAGATCTTTCTCGGGCACAGGTTAAAGAGTTACAGCAAGAAAAACAATTGAATAAGCATGAAATGGAGAACTTAATGAAGCAAAGAACTGAGGAGAAGATTGTTAGGAAGAACAAAGAGCATGATAAAGTTAAAGCTGCTATTCAATCTGTCATGAAAGAGATAAAAGATGAAAGGAGGTTAAGAAAGCATTCAGAAAGCTTGCATCGGAAACTGGCTTGGGAGCTTTCTGAAGTGAAGTCTTCATTCAGTGGTTCTCTGAGAGAtcttgaaaaagaaagaaaaacacgGATCCTTTTAGAGAATTTGTGTGATGATTTTGCCAAAGGGATAAGAGATTATGAATATGAGGTACGTTCTCTTGTGCATGATAATTCTGAGCAGGGTCAAACTCAGGTTAAAGGGGATAGCCTTGATAGGCTAATACTTCATCTGTCAGATGCTTGGCTTGATGAGCGCAAGCAAATGAAGTTAGTTCAAGCTGGTCATGATCTCCCAGAGATAGATTCATCAATTGTTGACAAGTTAGGTGTTGATATTGAAGCATTTCTGCATGCAAAAAGATCTGTTAACTTAAGATATAGCAACTCTTCcacaaaggaggcaaaggaaatTTACCCCTGCCTGCATTCAAGGGATTCCTTTCCAGTGAAGGAGGCTATAAGGGCACCTCTTAATGTGGCTGAAGAAGACTCCATTGGTACCTACATTCTAGAgcagaaaaaaaattcagacaaAGGAATCGACAAACTTGACTCAAAAATGAACAGTAACAATACTGCACAGGTTCATAAAGAAAAGCACAATTTTATGAGGAAACATGATCAGTCCAAGGAAATCATTGAGGACTGTTGTGAGTTGCAAGCAGGTGTGATGAAGAACGTGTCATGTGATGAAAATGAGAGTTGGTTTGTTGAGAGGAAATCAAGTGAAATTGGAGGGGACAGCACAGCTCTATTTAACACCCCTGGGACATGTACTGTGTGTGAGGCAACACAAGGTCCACCAGAAAGTAATACATTATTGTGGACAAAGAGAACGAATGCAAGTCATGCAGTTAGAAACAGTTCCTTGTCTTCTGAAGGCAATGATAAGGTTTATCCAGAGAGCATTTTCAGGGAAGATTTACTTCTCCGCACCGCACTTACTGGTAAAGGTAGTCCAGTACAACAGTGGAAATCTACATTGATTGTCCCAGATTTTGACAACTCTGAGTTTTGTTCCAAATTGCCTATAAAAGACACATTGATGACAAAACTGCTTGAAGCAAGGATGGAGAGGCAGAAATCCCGCTCTAGAGCAAGCATTAGCAAAAGCTCATTTTCTTCTGCCAGACAAGTTTGCAATGAGAAACATAGGAATGTGAGTAGTTGCCACGGTATCGCACTCTGA
- the LOC137831866 gene encoding eukaryotic translation initiation factor 1A codes for MPKNKGKGGKNRKRGKNEADDEKRELVFKEDGQEYAQVLRMLGNGRCEAMCIDGTKRLCHIRGKMHKKVWIAAGDIILVGLRDYQDDKADVILKYMPDEARLLKAYGELPDTTRLNEGIGAGLDEEDEATANDYIEFEDEDIDKI; via the coding sequence ATGCCGAAGAACAAGGGAAAGGGAGGTAAGAACAGGAAGAGAGGAAAGAACGAAGCCGACGACGAGAAGAGGGAGCTGGTGTTCAAGGAGGACGGACAGGAGTACGCGCAGGTCCTCCGCATGCTCGGCAACGGTCGCTGCGAGGCCATGTGCATCGATGGCACCAAGCGCCTCTGCCATATCCGCGGCAAGATGCACAAGAAGGTCTGGATCGCTGCCGGTGACATCATCCTCGTCGGCCTCCGGGACTACCAGGACGACAAGGCCGACGTCATCCTCAAGTACATGCCTGACGAGGCCAGACTCCTTAAGGCCTACGGCGAGCTCCCCGACACCACACGCCTCAACGAGGGCATTGGCGCCGGCTTGGACGAGGAGGACGAAGCCACCGCCAACGACTACATCGAGTTCGAGGATGAGGACATCGATAAAATCTAA
- the LOC137831867 gene encoding BTB/POZ domain-containing protein POB1-like, whose translation MRDFSLDLFDPGMTMESSSSSDYSRSASSSDSDFGFAFNDSNFSDRILRIEIMIDVVEAPPNFEGCNAILDWARHHKRRREDVKKDNVVDLSLPDEQILNENQPDMDDSTPPENLDEEAIPMGEEFPSGDEPTNMNDSDWNMDCSAVVRVRTLHISSPILAAKSPFFYKLFSNGMKESEQRHVTLRINASEEAALMELLNFMYSNTLNVSSTLEILDVLMAADKFEVASCMKFCSRLLRIIPMTPESALLYLELPFSVLMADAVQPLTDTAKQYLVDRYKDITKFQEEVLSLPLVGIEAILSSDEVQVASEDVVYDFVLKWVRTQYPKIEERREVLGTQLARLIRFPHMTCRKLKKVLTCNDFDQNVASKLVLEALFFKAEAPHRQRILAAESASYSRLFVERAYKYRPVKVVDFELPRQQCVVYLDLKREECANLFPTGRVYSQAFHLGGQGFFLSAHCNMDQQSSFHCFGLFLGMQEKGSTSFAIDYEFAARSRPTEEFVSKYKGNYVFTGGKAVGYRNLFAIPWTTFMAEDSLYFINGILHLRAELTIRH comes from the exons ATGAGGGATTTCAGTTTGGATTTATTTGATCCAGGAATGACGATGGagtcctcttcctcctccgaTTACTCTCGTAGTGCTTCCTCTTCCGATTCCGATTTTGGATTCGCGTTTAATGACAGTAATTTTTCTGATAGGATTCTTCGCATTGAGATCATGATTGACGTCGTTGAGGCTCCACCTAATTTTGAGGGTTGCAACGCAATTCTTGATTGGGCTCGCCACCACAAAAGGAGGCGTGAGGATGTTAAGAAAGATAACG TTGTTGATCTTTCTTTGCCTGACGAACAAATTTTGAACGAGAATCAACCTGATATGGATGACTCTACACCCCCTGAAAATCTAGATGAAGAGGCAATTCCAATGGGTGAAGAGTTCCCTTCAG GTGATGAACCCACAAATATGAATGATTCAGATTGGAATATGGATTGCTCTGCAGTTGTGAGAGTTAGAACACTACACATCAGTTCTCCTATCTTGGCAGCTAAAAGTCCTTTCTTCTACaag CTTTTCTCAAATGGGATGAAGGAATCAGAGCAGAGGCATGTCACTCTAAGAATTAATGCTTCTG AGGAAGCTGCTCTTATGGAACTTCTGAATTTTATGTATAGTAATACCTTGAACGTTTCTTCAACACTTGAAATATTGGATGTGTTGATGGCTGCTGATAAATTTGAAGTTGCTTCATGCATGAAATTTTGTAGTCGATTATTGCGAATTATTCCCATGACACCTGAGTCTGCATTGCTTTACCTCGAGCTTCCTTTTAGTGTGTTAATGGCTGATGCAGTTCAACCATTGACCGATACAGCAAAACAGTATCTTGTTGATCGATACAAAGATATAACAAA GTTTCAAGAAGAGGTTTTGAGCTTGCCTCTAGTAGGAATAGAAGCAATATTATCAAGTGATGAAGTCCAGGTTGCATCAGAGGATGTTGTATATGACTTTGTGTTGAAGTGGGTTCGAACACAGTACCCAAAAAtagaagaaagaagagaagttCTGGGTACACAACTTGCTCGGCTAATTCGTTTCCCTCATATGACTTGTCGAAAGCTTAAGAAAGTGTTAACCTGCAATGACTTTGACCAAAATGTTGCATCCAAGCTAGTTCTTGAAGCCCTTTTTTTCAAGGCTGAGGCTCCTCATCGTCAGCGGATACTAGCTGCTGAGTCTGCTTCCTATAGTCGACTTTTCGTGGAACGAGCATATAAGTATCGCCCTGTTAAGGTGGTGGATTTTGAACTTCCACGACAACAATGTGTTGTTTACTTGGATCTGAAGCGGGAAGAGTGTGCCAATTTGTTTCCAACTGGGCGAGTTTATTCGCAGGCATTCCATTTGGGTGGACAAGGGTTCTTCTTATCAGCACATTGCAACATGGACCAACAAAGCTCTTTCCATTGCTTTGGTTTGTTTCTAGGAATGCAAGAAAAAGGCTCAACTAGCTTTGCGATTGACTATGAGTTTGCTGCAAGGTCAAGGCCAACAGAGGAATTTGTTAGCAAGTATAAAGGAAATTATGTATTCACTGGGGGAAAGGCTGTTGGATATAGAAACTTGTTTGCCATTCCATGGACAACATTCATGGCGGAAGATAGTTTATACTTTATCAATGGTATACTCCACCTTAGAGCTGAACTCACCATCAGACATTGA